A region from the Chitinivibrionales bacterium genome encodes:
- a CDS encoding penicillin-binding protein activator, with the protein MKRGVTFFIVCAAMRLCFAVPTSPADDPQALFSKAVEYYKASHFDSCSAAIRAFLKNHGNDNAAEYLVPLLIESSVREKDFALGQRLFQIYLKRYPSSAFMPRLWYLDGIFLVKSESYSAALAAFSNALAGGVNAALDTLTLSNVQMICEKVLTADELEALAGRSDMHPRITEALVYFEIVKLFESGQLVGAKQKAEQYLKTYERGPHAALVRDYANKAAEAQRGIVQIGLLVPLSGGEADIGRQVLQGAQLAFDQYTAASGAKIKLIICDTRANMVETAKKTKELVFEHHVPVVLGPVLSQDAVVAASILMEKEVVMLSPTANEDGIAGMGPYIFQMNVTLGTLGARIARYAMDNLNIRDFAIIGPANDYAAALSRGFRQEVEKSGREIVTEETYEPGTQDFKMQFDNLKMRLLMRKQQRTPVEKSLAGDAMPSPKTDAKLLAADSSYEIGGIFLPAEAEDVAELAPQVTFHRIKTQLLGSTGWHNSKVIVDGKEYVNNALFSSNLPAGTGPEKEWTDFKGPYKGKYGADPDRVAALGYDAASLIVAALRQAGNSASAPQIAQALAAIKNYKGASGPISFDASQRINTEASIIKIKDKQFIRVQ; encoded by the coding sequence ATGAAACGTGGTGTGACCTTTTTTATCGTATGCGCCGCAATGCGCCTTTGTTTCGCCGTCCCGACCTCGCCGGCCGACGATCCGCAGGCGCTTTTTTCCAAGGCCGTCGAATATTACAAGGCCTCCCATTTCGATTCATGCTCTGCCGCGATCCGGGCATTCTTGAAAAACCACGGCAACGACAACGCCGCCGAATACCTGGTGCCGCTGCTCATCGAGTCGAGCGTGCGCGAAAAGGACTTCGCGCTGGGCCAGCGGCTGTTCCAGATCTACCTCAAGCGGTATCCCTCGTCCGCGTTCATGCCGAGACTGTGGTACCTCGACGGCATATTCCTTGTCAAAAGCGAAAGCTACAGCGCGGCGCTCGCCGCGTTCTCGAACGCGCTCGCCGGCGGCGTGAACGCCGCGCTCGACACGCTGACCCTCTCCAACGTGCAGATGATCTGCGAAAAGGTGCTCACCGCCGACGAACTCGAGGCGCTTGCCGGCCGCAGCGACATGCATCCGCGGATCACGGAGGCGCTGGTGTATTTCGAGATCGTCAAGCTGTTCGAAAGCGGCCAGCTGGTGGGCGCAAAGCAGAAGGCCGAACAGTACCTCAAGACCTACGAGCGCGGCCCGCATGCCGCGCTGGTGCGGGACTACGCTAATAAAGCCGCCGAGGCGCAGCGCGGCATTGTCCAGATCGGGCTTCTCGTGCCGCTGTCGGGCGGCGAGGCGGACATCGGCCGGCAGGTGCTGCAGGGCGCGCAGCTCGCGTTCGACCAGTACACCGCGGCGTCGGGCGCGAAAATCAAGCTGATCATCTGCGACACGCGCGCCAACATGGTTGAGACCGCGAAAAAAACCAAGGAACTCGTGTTCGAGCATCACGTGCCCGTGGTGCTGGGCCCGGTGCTCAGCCAGGACGCGGTGGTGGCCGCCTCAATCCTCATGGAAAAGGAAGTGGTGATGCTGTCGCCCACGGCCAACGAGGACGGCATCGCGGGCATGGGCCCGTATATCTTCCAGATGAACGTGACGCTCGGCACCCTGGGCGCCAGGATCGCGCGGTATGCCATGGACAACCTTAACATACGGGATTTCGCCATCATCGGGCCGGCCAACGATTACGCTGCGGCGCTGTCGCGCGGGTTCCGGCAGGAGGTGGAGAAGAGCGGCCGCGAGATCGTGACCGAGGAGACGTACGAGCCCGGCACGCAGGACTTCAAGATGCAGTTCGACAATCTGAAAATGAGGCTCCTCATGCGCAAGCAGCAGCGCACGCCCGTGGAGAAGAGCCTCGCCGGCGACGCCATGCCGTCGCCGAAGACCGACGCCAAACTCCTGGCCGCGGACTCGTCCTACGAAATCGGCGGCATCTTTTTGCCGGCCGAGGCCGAGGACGTGGCGGAGCTCGCGCCCCAGGTCACGTTCCACCGGATCAAGACGCAGCTGCTGGGCTCGACGGGCTGGCACAACTCCAAGGTGATCGTTGACGGAAAAGAATACGTGAACAACGCGCTTTTCTCGTCGAACCTTCCGGCCGGCACGGGTCCGGAAAAGGAATGGACGGATTTCAAGGGGCCGTACAAGGGCAAGTACGGCGCCGACCCCGACCGCGTGGCCGCCCTCGGCTACGACGCCGCCTCGCTCATCGTCGCTGCGCTGCGGCAGGCCGGCAATTCCGCCTCGGCGCCGCAGATCGCGCAGGCGCTGGCGGCCATTAAAAACTACAAGGGCGCGTCGGGCCCGATTTCGTTCGACGCGAGCCAGCGGATCAACACCGAGGCGTCGATCATCAAGATAAAGGACAAGCAGTTTATCAGGGTACAATAA
- a CDS encoding glycosyltransferase family 9 protein has translation MKLLCVCPIGIGNYLMCYPAFYALKRRRPDMPMHMLALRQGIAALAQGDPLWNGVETLDPDKMKGDIAGQAAAVFRLRSARFDACLNFFPSNTWQYHALPLLGGIRRRYGFRYERKRLSSLSFLGTDLVAVDPALHDVRQNLRLAGFFLNEDLSSEPIVFPRQFGSEEERWAEDFLRPVAGGSRVIAIHPGSSAEHGMDAKRWPPERFAALADRACRMLGAHAVIIGSGDESAVKHAVKASMREPSLEIEPVPLKKTAALLSKCACCIANDSGIMHMAACLGVPTAGIFGPTDEKRNGPWGEKNLLIRKPMPGFPVWTAKNVGDRWLPPGMNPMASLNALSAEEAWEQMRPWLEKI, from the coding sequence ATGAAACTTCTTTGCGTTTGTCCCATCGGCATTGGCAACTACCTCATGTGCTACCCGGCGTTTTATGCGCTCAAGCGGCGCAGGCCCGATATGCCGATGCACATGCTTGCCCTGCGCCAGGGCATTGCCGCGCTCGCCCAGGGCGATCCCCTGTGGAACGGCGTCGAAACCCTTGACCCGGACAAGATGAAGGGCGATATCGCGGGCCAGGCCGCGGCCGTTTTCCGCCTGAGGAGTGCGCGGTTTGACGCGTGCCTGAATTTCTTTCCGTCGAACACCTGGCAGTACCATGCGCTCCCGCTGCTCGGCGGGATCAGGCGGCGGTATGGCTTCAGGTATGAAAGAAAGCGTTTGTCAAGCTTGTCATTTCTCGGCACCGATCTTGTCGCGGTTGATCCCGCACTCCACGATGTGCGCCAGAACCTGCGTCTCGCGGGATTTTTCCTGAACGAAGATCTTTCATCCGAGCCCATCGTGTTTCCCCGGCAGTTCGGCAGTGAGGAGGAGCGGTGGGCGGAGGATTTTCTTCGGCCGGTTGCCGGCGGCTCTAGGGTGATAGCAATCCATCCAGGCTCGAGCGCGGAACACGGCATGGACGCAAAGCGCTGGCCGCCGGAACGATTCGCCGCGCTTGCGGACCGCGCCTGCCGCATGCTCGGAGCGCACGCCGTCATCATTGGGTCCGGTGATGAATCTGCAGTCAAACACGCGGTCAAAGCTTCGATGAGGGAGCCTTCATTGGAAATAGAACCGGTGCCTCTGAAAAAAACCGCGGCGCTTCTTTCCAAATGCGCATGCTGCATCGCGAACGATTCCGGCATCATGCACATGGCCGCGTGTCTGGGCGTGCCCACGGCGGGCATTTTCGGCCCCACCGATGAAAAACGCAACGGCCCGTGGGGCGAGAAAAACCTTTTGATACGAAAACCCATGCCTGGATTTCCGGTATGGACCGCAAAAAACGTGGGTGACCGTTGGCTTCCGCCGGGGATGAATCCCATGGCAAGCCTCAATGCGCTCTCGGCGGAAGAGGCCTGGGAGCAGATGAGGCCGTGGCTGGAGAAGATTTAA
- a CDS encoding permease-like cell division protein FtsX produces the protein MNIFYFIKEAFRGFYQAKLMTSLSVLLIGLTLFFFGCMVVAIVNIDQTLRVVSARVAAVVYVKDAAASDSIKFAALVARVKACPQVASVTVIDKKEAWKRFKEQNDSAMLQAVDENPFPVSLELSLTEKSQSASAAEALSRELKQIDGIEDIAMSSEDINKLHYYRNVLLYVTGFFCLVLVLALHVMISNTIKLTIYARRELIRNMHFVGATTAYIKAPFILEGMLQGVVGGAIGALSLLLVKAVLGHFHLLWGPWYLTVLVFITIGALFGCIGSMSAVRRFLVS, from the coding sequence ATGAATATTTTCTATTTTATCAAGGAAGCGTTCCGGGGGTTCTACCAGGCCAAGCTCATGACCTCGCTCTCGGTGCTGTTGATCGGGCTCACGCTGTTTTTCTTCGGATGCATGGTGGTCGCCATTGTGAACATTGACCAGACGCTCCGGGTGGTCTCGGCGCGCGTCGCGGCGGTCGTGTATGTCAAGGACGCCGCCGCATCGGATTCGATCAAATTCGCCGCGCTCGTGGCGCGGGTGAAGGCGTGCCCCCAGGTGGCCTCCGTGACGGTCATTGACAAAAAAGAGGCATGGAAGCGGTTCAAGGAGCAGAACGACAGCGCCATGCTCCAGGCGGTGGACGAAAACCCCTTCCCGGTGTCGCTCGAGCTCTCCCTGACCGAAAAGTCCCAGTCCGCTTCTGCCGCCGAGGCACTGTCGCGCGAGCTGAAACAGATCGACGGCATCGAGGACATCGCCATGTCGAGCGAAGACATCAACAAGCTCCATTATTACCGGAACGTGCTGCTCTACGTGACGGGCTTCTTTTGCCTCGTGCTGGTCCTCGCGCTCCATGTGATGATCAGCAACACCATCAAGCTCACGATTTACGCGCGGCGGGAGCTCATCAGGAACATGCATTTTGTCGGCGCCACCACGGCCTACATCAAGGCGCCGTTCATCCTTGAGGGAATGCTGCAGGGCGTTGTCGGCGGCGCCATCGGCGCCCTGTCGTTGCTGCTTGTAAAGGCGGTGCTCGGTCATTTTCATCTGCTGTGGGGGCCGTGGTACCTCACGGTTCTCGTCTTCATCACGATAGGGGCGTTGTTCGGGTGCATAGGAAGCATGAGCGCGGTGCGCAGATTCCTTGTCTCCTGA
- the era gene encoding GTPase Era: MQKPSRSAFIALVGRPNCGKSTLMNTVLGEELSIVSTMPQTTRKNLRGIYNADGLQLVFIDTPGIHRGKHAFNERMLAESAAALSDNADVVCYIVDLAREFGGEEDAVAGIVAKSKLPAVVLFNKKDICDGPDAMVKTFFGRHPALANAPHAAVNAKEPATKDIFLKLLDPFIPEGPAYFPADDLTDANTRFFAAEYIRKQIIYNTKEEVPHAAFVEVTGYRESPNCHHVDATIYVETDGQKGIIIGKGGKLIKKIQERAAQDLQKLTGVPASIQCHVRVQKGWRDDERFLRKMGYGGE, translated from the coding sequence ATGCAAAAACCGTCCCGTTCCGCCTTTATCGCCTTGGTCGGCCGCCCCAACTGCGGCAAATCCACTTTGATGAATACCGTGCTCGGCGAGGAGCTTTCCATTGTTTCAACTATGCCGCAGACCACGCGCAAGAACCTGCGCGGCATTTACAATGCGGACGGCCTTCAACTGGTGTTCATCGACACGCCGGGAATACACCGGGGCAAGCACGCGTTCAACGAACGCATGCTCGCCGAAAGCGCGGCCGCGCTTTCGGACAACGCGGACGTCGTCTGCTACATCGTTGACCTCGCGAGGGAATTTGGCGGGGAGGAGGACGCCGTGGCCGGAATCGTTGCGAAAAGCAAGCTGCCGGCGGTGGTGCTGTTCAACAAGAAAGACATCTGCGACGGCCCGGACGCCATGGTGAAAACGTTTTTCGGACGCCACCCGGCCCTGGCCAATGCGCCGCATGCGGCCGTGAACGCCAAGGAACCGGCGACAAAGGACATTTTTCTGAAGCTTCTCGACCCGTTTATTCCCGAAGGCCCGGCGTATTTCCCGGCGGACGACTTGACAGACGCAAACACCAGGTTCTTTGCCGCCGAATACATCCGCAAGCAGATCATCTACAACACCAAGGAGGAGGTGCCGCACGCGGCGTTCGTGGAGGTCACCGGCTACCGCGAATCGCCCAACTGCCACCACGTGGACGCCACGATTTATGTGGAGACCGACGGCCAGAAAGGCATCATCATCGGCAAGGGCGGGAAACTCATAAAAAAAATTCAGGAGCGCGCCGCGCAGGACCTGCAGAAACTCACCGGCGTGCCCGCCTCGATTCAGTGCCATGTCAGGGTGCAGAAGGGGTGGAGGGATGATGAGAGGTTTTTGAGGAAAATGGGGTATGGCGGGGAATAA
- a CDS encoding glycosyltransferase family 2 protein: MKLSIVIPLLNENESLRPLMQGVDAAMGGAGIAYEAVFVDDGSTDGSFDTLAALSREYAGKVRAVRFSRNYGKAAALSVGIDHAKGDVIVTMDADLQDDPAAIPDMVKLLGSGWDVVSGWKKKRYDPITKTLPSKVWNFTTSLFAGVKLHDFNCGFKAYRAVAAKSLEIYGERHRYLPVLAAWDGYRVTEMVVPHHPRKFGKSKYGFGRGLKGIFDLLTLLFLRKYMKNPLHFFGLVGLIFALLGSAVLAYFGVEWIVTRQMHIRPLVLLSLGAIIMGIQFISIGLIGEMITHSAPKNTYQIKEVL, from the coding sequence ATGAAGCTATCAATCGTGATCCCATTGCTTAATGAGAACGAAAGCCTTCGGCCCCTCATGCAGGGCGTCGACGCGGCGATGGGCGGCGCCGGCATCGCCTACGAGGCGGTGTTCGTCGACGACGGCAGCACCGACGGTTCGTTCGACACGCTGGCCGCGCTTTCACGCGAGTACGCCGGCAAGGTCCGCGCCGTGCGGTTCAGCAGGAACTACGGCAAGGCGGCCGCGCTTTCGGTGGGCATCGACCATGCAAAGGGCGACGTGATTGTCACCATGGATGCCGATTTGCAGGACGATCCCGCCGCCATTCCCGACATGGTTAAGCTGCTTGGAAGCGGCTGGGACGTGGTAAGCGGCTGGAAAAAGAAGCGCTACGATCCCATCACCAAGACCCTGCCGTCAAAGGTGTGGAACTTCACCACCTCGCTTTTCGCGGGCGTCAAGCTTCACGATTTCAACTGCGGGTTCAAGGCGTACCGGGCCGTCGCGGCAAAATCTCTCGAAATTTACGGCGAGCGCCACCGCTACCTGCCGGTGCTCGCGGCGTGGGACGGCTATCGCGTGACCGAGATGGTGGTGCCGCACCATCCGCGCAAATTCGGCAAGTCGAAATACGGGTTCGGCAGGGGGCTCAAGGGTATTTTCGACCTTCTCACGCTTTTGTTCCTCCGCAAGTATATGAAAAACCCGCTGCACTTTTTCGGCCTTGTGGGGCTGATTTTCGCGCTGCTCGGCTCGGCCGTGCTCGCGTATTTCGGCGTTGAATGGATCGTCACCCGGCAGATGCACATCCGGCCCCTGGTGCTGCTGTCGCTCGGCGCTATCATCATGGGGATACAGTTTATATCCATCGGCCTGATCGGCGAGATGATCACGCATTCGGCGCCGAAGAACACCTATCAGATCAAAGAAGTTTTATAA
- a CDS encoding aldo/keto reductase, with amino-acid sequence MKYRKMGSLPWQVSALGFGCMRLPSRGFLRGVDEKKAVEIIRLGIDKGINYLDTAWVYHLGQSEKVIGLALKDGYREKVRIATKLPMILMREADAFERYLNQQLERLQIGCIDVYLLHGLNQGNFAKVKRMNLMDKMEKAREEGKIKHIGFSFHDTLPVFREIIDYYPWDMTQVQYNYMDATVQASDEGLKYAHAKGIAVVVMEPLKGGQLSRPPQEALDVMKAAPVQRTPVDWALQYVWNRPEVACLLSGMGTRKMVEENCASADASGAGTLSAAEIRVVEQLAAIYRKNIAVPCTACGYCMPCPSGVDIPQNFALLNNKTGAATADFQGKVRQWLLTRNYRKLAKSKKDLPKKNNRGGAALCTRCNACIPKCPQKIMIPDELEKVKAAFR; translated from the coding sequence ATGAAATACCGAAAAATGGGCTCCCTTCCCTGGCAGGTCTCGGCGCTCGGGTTCGGCTGCATGCGCTTGCCCTCCAGGGGATTTTTGCGCGGGGTTGACGAAAAGAAGGCGGTCGAAATCATCCGGCTCGGCATTGACAAGGGGATAAACTACCTCGACACGGCGTGGGTGTACCATTTGGGGCAGAGCGAAAAGGTGATCGGCCTTGCGCTCAAGGACGGGTACCGCGAAAAGGTGCGGATCGCCACGAAGCTTCCCATGATACTCATGCGGGAGGCCGATGCTTTTGAGCGTTACCTGAACCAGCAGCTGGAACGGCTCCAGATCGGGTGCATCGATGTGTATCTGCTGCACGGGCTCAACCAGGGCAATTTCGCCAAGGTGAAACGGATGAACCTGATGGACAAAATGGAAAAGGCCCGCGAAGAGGGGAAAATAAAACACATCGGATTTTCCTTTCATGACACCCTGCCGGTGTTCAGGGAGATCATCGATTATTATCCGTGGGACATGACGCAGGTCCAGTACAACTACATGGACGCGACGGTGCAGGCCAGCGATGAGGGCCTGAAGTATGCCCACGCGAAGGGGATCGCGGTCGTGGTCATGGAGCCGCTCAAGGGCGGGCAGCTCTCGCGTCCGCCGCAGGAGGCGCTCGACGTCATGAAGGCCGCGCCGGTGCAGCGTACGCCCGTTGACTGGGCGCTGCAGTATGTGTGGAACCGGCCCGAAGTGGCGTGCCTCCTCTCCGGCATGGGCACCAGAAAAATGGTGGAGGAAAATTGCGCGAGCGCCGACGCCTCCGGCGCAGGCACCTTGTCGGCCGCGGAGATTCGCGTGGTGGAACAGCTCGCCGCGATTTACCGCAAGAACATCGCGGTACCGTGCACCGCGTGCGGTTATTGCATGCCGTGCCCGTCTGGCGTTGACATTCCGCAAAATTTCGCCCTGCTCAACAACAAGACCGGCGCTGCCACGGCCGATTTCCAGGGAAAGGTGCGCCAGTGGCTGCTCACCCGCAATTACCGCAAGCTTGCGAAAAGCAAAAAAGACCTGCCAAAAAAGAACAACAGGGGCGGCGCCGCTCTGTGCACGCGCTGCAACGCCTGTATTCCCAAATGCCCGCAAAAGATAATGATACCGGATGAGTTGGAGAAGGTAAAGGCGGCATTCAGATAA
- a CDS encoding penicillin-binding transpeptidase domain-containing protein: MMKRIGRAGRAGGLPFFKTPPRIPKKGRIRFFLAIILFAVAIKIFIAREPSEKSSPSRFTHREPPRSETAAPAAAKPAPRAERKQGQSFFGQFALFNPGFSGRNFSASDLAEFFKRHPPRFNAVCDTVTAGKKSYVLHYSFDTTVMRCSQALLKQYHPKYGAVVALEPATGRVLALVSYTREAEPSLGDNLFARSLYPAASVFKTVTAAAAIEKGNMEPESKLPLAGRRYTLYRFQLKEDLAAYAPVSLTDAYSYSINPVFGRIGVYVLGPAVIREYFEKFGFNSRIPFELDNETPVAAISDKDSAIAVAEIASGFNQKTKMSPLFGALIAAAVSQKGRMPVPYFVDSVTTGDSCLVYRASPRLWRAPVRESTALKLHDMMERVARYGTARTSFRYVKHTAYFDDIDYGGKTGSVDDDKLGKVDWFVGFAAHPTDPRQRIAVGIVTVHDQFWTVHSAYIGAEVFRKYIRQLQKEEQAASKVDIITGDLKKAPG, encoded by the coding sequence ATGATGAAGCGGATCGGGCGTGCCGGCCGTGCGGGTGGACTCCCGTTTTTCAAGACGCCGCCGCGCATCCCGAAAAAAGGCCGCATCCGTTTTTTTCTCGCCATTATTCTTTTCGCTGTTGCAATCAAAATCTTCATCGCCAGGGAGCCATCGGAGAAATCTTCCCCAAGCCGCTTTACACATCGGGAACCGCCGCGCAGCGAAACCGCCGCGCCCGCCGCGGCGAAACCGGCGCCAAGGGCGGAGCGAAAACAGGGACAGTCTTTTTTCGGTCAGTTCGCATTGTTCAATCCCGGATTTTCCGGCAGGAATTTTTCGGCGTCAGACCTTGCCGAATTTTTCAAAAGGCATCCGCCGCGTTTCAACGCGGTGTGCGACACCGTAACGGCGGGCAAGAAATCCTACGTGCTTCACTACAGCTTCGACACCACGGTGATGCGCTGCAGCCAGGCCCTGCTCAAGCAGTACCATCCCAAATACGGCGCCGTCGTCGCGCTGGAGCCCGCGACCGGACGGGTGCTCGCGCTCGTATCGTACACCCGCGAGGCCGAGCCATCGCTGGGCGACAACCTTTTCGCGCGCAGCCTGTACCCGGCCGCCTCGGTGTTCAAGACCGTGACGGCGGCGGCGGCCATCGAAAAAGGGAACATGGAGCCCGAGAGCAAGCTGCCGCTCGCGGGCAGGCGCTACACCCTGTACCGGTTCCAGCTCAAGGAGGACCTCGCGGCCTACGCGCCGGTGTCATTGACAGACGCGTATTCGTATTCGATCAACCCGGTGTTCGGCCGCATCGGCGTGTACGTGCTGGGGCCGGCGGTCATCCGTGAATATTTTGAAAAGTTCGGCTTCAACAGCCGCATCCCGTTCGAGCTCGACAACGAAACGCCGGTGGCCGCGATTTCGGACAAGGACTCCGCGATCGCGGTCGCGGAAATCGCCTCGGGCTTCAACCAGAAAACCAAGATGTCGCCGCTGTTCGGCGCCCTGATCGCCGCGGCCGTTTCGCAAAAGGGACGGATGCCGGTGCCGTATTTCGTCGACAGCGTGACCACCGGTGATTCGTGTCTCGTGTACCGGGCGTCGCCGCGGCTGTGGCGCGCCCCGGTGCGCGAAAGCACCGCGCTCAAGCTGCATGACATGATGGAGCGCGTGGCGCGGTACGGCACGGCGAGGACCTCGTTCAGATATGTCAAGCACACGGCGTATTTCGACGACATCGATTACGGCGGGAAAACCGGCTCGGTCGACGACGACAAGCTCGGCAAGGTTGACTGGTTCGTGGGCTTTGCCGCGCACCCCACCGACCCGCGGCAGCGCATCGCCGTGGGCATCGTCACGGTGCACGACCAGTTCTGGACCGTGCATTCGGCCTATATCGGCGCCGAGGTCTTCAGGAAATACATCCGCCAGCTGCAGAAAGAGGAACAGGCCGCGAGCAAGGTGGACATCATAACGGGGGATTTGAAAAAGGCGCCTGGGTAA
- a CDS encoding lysylphosphatidylglycerol synthase transmembrane domain-containing protein, with amino-acid sequence MRAIASAMVKILVTAAVLAFIIWKLGWREILGTCRQADLAWLAAALVLFFVSGWLGVVQWQIILKNRGVALPFWRVFSLYFIGMFFNNFALGIITGDAVKVAYIKLGEGQGKAGFAATFLDRFAGLWAMLGYAIFGSVLLIKQKALESRSMTLAIVALFVTFFCFGGALLFLMSKKLQTAAFALIDKIPFKKRDALKRILDETIIETHDVHILLPVGVLSTVVQFMRIGVHIMCAGALGLLSAANIHYFFIFVPILAMMMVVPLPFGIRESVGGTLFALAGFPAHAAIVMGFLATIVGSAASLVGGIMFVINKFSPTRKTNEAINRDPIA; translated from the coding sequence ATGCGCGCGATAGCGTCGGCGATGGTTAAAATCCTGGTCACCGCCGCGGTGCTCGCCTTCATCATCTGGAAGCTCGGGTGGCGTGAGATCCTCGGCACCTGCAGGCAGGCCGACCTTGCCTGGCTCGCGGCCGCGCTGGTCCTTTTTTTCGTGAGCGGCTGGCTGGGCGTGGTGCAGTGGCAGATCATCCTCAAGAACAGGGGGGTGGCGCTGCCGTTTTGGCGCGTGTTCTCCTTGTATTTTATCGGCATGTTCTTCAACAATTTCGCGCTCGGCATCATCACGGGCGACGCGGTGAAAGTCGCATATATCAAGCTCGGCGAGGGGCAGGGCAAGGCCGGGTTCGCGGCCACGTTCCTCGACCGGTTTGCCGGCCTGTGGGCCATGCTCGGCTACGCCATTTTCGGGAGCGTCCTGCTCATCAAGCAGAAGGCCCTCGAAAGCCGGAGCATGACGCTCGCCATTGTCGCGCTGTTCGTCACGTTTTTCTGCTTCGGCGGAGCGCTGCTGTTTCTCATGTCGAAAAAACTGCAGACGGCCGCGTTTGCGCTCATAGATAAAATACCGTTCAAAAAGAGGGACGCGCTGAAAAGGATCCTTGACGAAACGATCATCGAGACGCACGACGTGCACATCCTGCTGCCCGTGGGCGTGCTTTCGACCGTGGTCCAGTTTATGCGCATCGGCGTGCACATCATGTGCGCCGGGGCGCTCGGGCTTCTCAGCGCCGCGAACATACACTATTTTTTCATTTTCGTGCCCATCCTCGCCATGATGATGGTGGTCCCGCTGCCCTTCGGCATCCGGGAGAGCGTGGGCGGCACGCTGTTCGCCTTAGCCGGGTTCCCGGCGCATGCCGCGATCGTGATGGGGTTTCTGGCGACCATCGTGGGAAGCGCGGCAAGCCTGGTGGGCGGCATTATGTTTGTTATAAATAAATTTTCCCCAACGAGGAAAACCAATGAAGCTATCAATCGTGATCCCATTGCTTAA